The Bacillus sp. Y1 genome has a window encoding:
- a CDS encoding GMC family oxidoreductase N-terminal domain-containing protein gives MSNPDVIVIGAGGGGAVIARELGEKGLKVLIIEAGPWYGNQKWPNPNLYSCAKESSDKNDLDISLYRQQMNKYEDNMNNLVTGRFRWGPANRERAPWVRLSPHKQIIWQSAGVGGSTQHYTANSPRAFPSAIDEVWPLSYRELIPYYEKVEATLPVSFAPTTAKEELFYFGAKRAGWQLNSTLNVTSPGYRPQPNAILPINKNLNNVNVSLEQLSRMEGCTLCGHCINGCPHGPSVDKVAKRSTTVSYIPLALSTGNVTIRPNSFTIKILTDTSCSRELQATGVRIRDTWTGEEEELRAKVVVLAGGSIESPRLWLNSNLPQNPWVGKGLTNHYMDWVTGIFNEKDLMSILGEPDINPFIGHTCGARLDFPGLGSMQTAGMSPGLTASLSYGISQSGWSIYQKEQSNWEFHNQIVGSKLKDLMLNYKKTLNILIITDDEVDHRNGVNLHPTISDEHGPIPILSYIPTKKSIKNRKELMKMAIHILHKAGAKQMISSNWPAGIMIHLESTMRMGFVVDSNCEAYQVKQLFIADNSVHYNGLGGVNPTLTTQALATRTAEKLFEKYFN, from the coding sequence ATGTCTAATCCAGATGTAATTGTCATTGGTGCAGGAGGTGGTGGAGCAGTTATAGCAAGAGAGCTTGGGGAAAAGGGTTTAAAGGTGTTAATTATAGAAGCAGGCCCATGGTATGGAAATCAAAAGTGGCCAAATCCAAATCTTTATTCTTGTGCAAAAGAAAGTTCCGATAAAAATGATTTAGATATATCTCTTTATAGGCAACAAATGAACAAGTATGAAGATAACATGAATAATTTGGTTACAGGTAGATTTCGATGGGGACCAGCAAATAGAGAGCGGGCACCATGGGTTCGCTTATCACCACATAAGCAAATTATTTGGCAAAGTGCGGGTGTGGGAGGGTCCACACAGCATTATACAGCTAATTCTCCTCGTGCTTTTCCATCAGCTATTGACGAAGTATGGCCTCTTTCCTATCGAGAACTCATTCCTTATTATGAAAAGGTAGAAGCCACATTACCGGTTTCCTTTGCACCAACAACCGCAAAGGAAGAATTATTTTATTTCGGAGCAAAAAGAGCGGGCTGGCAGCTTAATTCCACCTTAAATGTTACAAGTCCGGGCTATCGACCACAGCCCAATGCGATCTTACCTATAAATAAAAATCTTAACAATGTAAATGTTTCACTTGAACAATTATCGAGGATGGAAGGATGTACCCTTTGTGGACATTGTATCAATGGCTGCCCACATGGACCTTCAGTAGATAAGGTTGCAAAGAGATCAACAACAGTTAGTTACATCCCTTTGGCTTTGAGTACGGGTAATGTCACGATTAGACCTAATTCATTTACAATAAAAATCTTAACAGATACCAGTTGTTCACGAGAGTTACAGGCGACTGGAGTCCGTATTAGGGATACATGGACAGGAGAAGAGGAAGAACTAAGAGCAAAGGTGGTTGTTCTTGCTGGAGGTAGCATAGAGAGCCCGCGACTTTGGTTAAATTCTAATCTCCCACAAAATCCATGGGTCGGAAAAGGGTTAACGAACCATTATATGGACTGGGTAACTGGAATCTTTAATGAAAAAGACCTTATGTCTATCTTAGGCGAGCCGGATATCAATCCTTTTATTGGACATACATGTGGTGCAAGACTCGATTTTCCTGGCTTAGGTTCGATGCAAACGGCCGGTATGAGCCCAGGACTAACAGCTTCTCTTTCCTATGGAATTAGTCAATCTGGGTGGAGTATCTATCAAAAGGAACAGTCGAACTGGGAATTTCATAATCAAATTGTTGGAAGCAAATTAAAAGATTTAATGTTAAATTATAAAAAAACGTTGAATATACTAATCATTACAGACGATGAGGTTGATCATAGAAATGGAGTGAACCTCCATCCTACGATTAGTGATGAACATGGTCCTATACCTATCCTAAGCTATATTCCTACAAAAAAATCTATAAAAAATAGAAAAGAATTAATGAAAATGGCTATTCATATTTTGCATAAAGCTGGGGCGAAACAAATGATCTCATCTAACTGGCCAGCAGGAATCATGATTCATTTGGAAAGTACAATGAGAATGGGGTTTGTAGTTGATTCTAATTGTGAAGCTTACCAGGTAAAACAGTTATTTATCGCTGATAATAGTGTTCATTATAACGGTTTGGGTGGAGTAAACCCCACTCTTACCACTCAGGCATTAGCAACACGTACAGCTGAAAAACTATTTGAAAAATATTTCAATTAG
- a CDS encoding DUF3231 family protein, translated as MNLFEMIHDTFEPFLDGEKKPLNVMEVTNLWFFLLGTETTLRNQEIGYNLAQDEELKRIILDIKDNLHIPIRDEIREFLVKEGVPIPKSTPEKPVGDFRDIPEGAKLNDEELANLMSYNLASGVAYAARGLTESIRADVGLLFSKIIMKKTLSGLQVKQYLEQKEWLRIPPYYKS; from the coding sequence ATGAATCTTTTTGAGATGATTCATGACACATTCGAACCATTTTTAGACGGTGAAAAAAAGCCTTTAAATGTAATGGAAGTCACGAATTTATGGTTTTTCTTATTAGGTACGGAAACTACGTTGCGTAATCAGGAAATTGGGTACAACCTTGCTCAGGATGAGGAACTTAAAAGAATCATCTTAGATATAAAGGATAATTTACATATTCCAATTAGAGATGAAATAAGAGAATTCTTAGTTAAAGAAGGAGTCCCAATCCCAAAAAGTACACCTGAGAAACCAGTAGGGGACTTTCGTGATATACCTGAGGGTGCCAAATTAAATGATGAAGAGTTAGCTAACTTAATGTCATATAACTTAGCAAGTGGTGTCGCATACGCTGCAAGAGGCCTTACGGAGTCCATACGGGCAGACGTTGGGTTACTTTTTTCAAAGATTATTATGAAAAAGACACTTTCAGGGCTACAAGTAAAACAATACCTAGAGCAAAAGGAATGGCTGCGCATTCCTCCCTATTACAAATCATAA
- a CDS encoding ParM/StbA family protein → MSNSRIAAVDVGNDSIKAIFGEMEYEINIPNIVARDTEDRPVIGIEELDSKNPFDGIHIKVHSPALKDNNAIYRVGNLATKSSNATELDPGSSKSEEDQTLVMLFATLALDAVKEENTGIFPRSKQVIDANYTLGTGLPLREVKEGKDAGYRSKLVGSVHQVEFLVTPKYQGLKVNIKFNEVKIYPEGFAAYINLVMDTQLKIINKDLIDKRILIQDIGGLSTDIAVIKNRNVDDDKAQGFNLGVSESLEAIREEIRTKHGVELDSRRDVVEIITRKNDRNHIMVKGSRTSVHDITDRILLELAKKQYRLLRNIWQKNSQTEICYFVGGGAHVLKDYIKTLNNNLDGYNIEFFEDEKESIWMMANAYYKLITDYVRKVEKPKKAQEPVKNS, encoded by the coding sequence ATGTCAAACTCTAGAATTGCAGCAGTAGATGTTGGAAATGACTCGATTAAAGCAATCTTTGGGGAGATGGAATATGAAATTAATATTCCTAATATTGTTGCCAGGGATACAGAAGATCGGCCGGTCATTGGAATAGAGGAACTGGATAGTAAAAATCCCTTTGATGGCATTCATATTAAGGTTCATTCTCCTGCCTTAAAAGACAATAATGCCATTTATCGAGTAGGAAACCTTGCAACGAAAAGCAGCAATGCCACAGAATTGGACCCGGGAAGTAGTAAATCAGAAGAAGATCAAACATTGGTCATGCTGTTTGCGACCTTGGCATTGGATGCTGTGAAAGAAGAGAATACGGGTATTTTTCCGAGATCAAAACAAGTGATTGATGCGAATTACACGCTTGGTACAGGTCTTCCACTACGTGAGGTAAAGGAAGGAAAGGATGCGGGGTACCGTTCGAAATTAGTCGGTTCTGTCCACCAAGTAGAATTTCTTGTTACACCTAAGTATCAAGGGTTAAAAGTAAATATTAAATTTAATGAAGTGAAAATATATCCAGAGGGTTTTGCGGCTTATATTAATCTTGTGATGGATACCCAGCTAAAGATTATTAATAAGGATTTAATAGATAAAAGAATTCTTATTCAGGACATCGGAGGACTTTCCACAGATATTGCAGTGATTAAAAATCGTAATGTCGACGATGATAAGGCACAAGGGTTCAATCTAGGTGTATCTGAATCTCTAGAAGCCATAAGAGAAGAAATAAGAACAAAACATGGGGTGGAGTTAGATAGCCGTCGTGATGTCGTAGAAATTATCACCAGAAAAAATGATCGTAATCATATTATGGTGAAAGGAAGTCGTACGAGTGTTCATGACATAACGGATCGTATCTTACTGGAGTTAGCTAAAAAACAATACCGTTTGTTGAGGAATATTTGGCAAAAGAACTCTCAAACGGAAATCTGTTATTTTGTTGGTGGCGGTGCACATGTATTAAAGGATTATATTAAAACACTAAATAATAATTTAGATGGTTACAATATTGAATTTTTTGAAGATGAAAAAGAGAGTATTTGGATGATGGCCAATGCCTATTACAAGCTAATTACGGATTATGTAAGGAAAGTTGAAAAGCCAAAGAAAGCTCAAGAACCAGTTAAGAATTCATAG
- a CDS encoding sensor histidine kinase encodes MLKLNFIYWTFIALLAGIHTYSLLSFLTLNIPVYLLILILGFLSYLLYKKAFLNFSHLGSILNIFIFVLQLVLLFLYFSQQSFLVHLVTIFLFIGIEGVRFIAGRIIEKGKIDLLQFHEQYNQLNETFRVVREERHDFLKHVSSVHFMVENNQIEEAKNYLDDMVGSYKQTNLSIKGERGAVAGVLHSMYKRAQTNHIEIIYDFDLPLSTLPIADKEVVALIGNLLSNSIDASIAWQQEHNMPTQVTIQFYKRSGLYILNCRNNTLPIPNHILDELYIAYGNTTKGKGHEGLGTKIIHDIVKEHLGLLDFTCKEGEFLVKIKIPAIR; translated from the coding sequence ATGTTGAAATTGAATTTTATTTACTGGACGTTTATTGCCCTGCTGGCAGGCATACATACCTATTCATTGCTTTCGTTTTTAACGCTTAACATACCCGTTTACCTGCTTATTCTTATACTTGGTTTCCTAAGTTACCTTCTATATAAAAAGGCATTTTTGAACTTCTCTCACTTAGGAAGCATCCTAAATATTTTTATCTTTGTACTTCAGCTAGTATTACTATTTTTATATTTTTCTCAGCAGTCATTTTTAGTCCATCTAGTTACTATCTTTCTGTTTATAGGTATTGAAGGGGTTCGTTTTATAGCTGGTAGAATAATAGAAAAGGGAAAGATTGACCTCCTCCAGTTCCATGAACAATATAACCAATTAAACGAAACATTCCGTGTCGTTAGAGAAGAACGCCATGACTTCTTAAAACACGTTTCCTCTGTGCATTTTATGGTTGAGAACAACCAAATAGAGGAAGCGAAGAACTATCTTGATGATATGGTTGGAAGCTATAAACAAACGAATCTTTCCATAAAGGGCGAACGAGGAGCAGTAGCTGGAGTTCTTCATTCCATGTATAAGAGGGCCCAGACAAATCATATTGAAATCATTTACGATTTTGATCTTCCTCTATCCACCCTGCCTATCGCTGATAAAGAAGTGGTAGCTCTGATTGGGAACCTTTTATCCAATAGCATTGATGCTAGTATAGCTTGGCAGCAGGAACATAACATGCCCACACAAGTTACCATACAGTTTTATAAAAGAAGTGGCCTTTATATTCTAAATTGCAGAAACAATACCCTCCCCATTCCTAATCATATATTGGATGAACTTTATATAGCCTACGGGAATACAACCAAGGGAAAAGGTCACGAAGGATTAGGAACTAAAATCATTCATGATATTGTAAAAGAACACTTAGGCCTCCTAGACTTTACGTGTAAAGAAGGAGAATTTCTTGTCAAAATAAAAATCCCTGCCATACGTTAA
- a CDS encoding LytR/AlgR family response regulator transcription factor — protein sequence MRVGLVDDRFIDLEKLSGIVSGIEGVEIIFSTISAKVAYESIKKEEIDLLIADIEMPNLSGYELADIIHSHALNISVIFVTGNSGYAVHAFELNVHDYIMKPYTRERLIQSIERLKEKTKSTEIIGRLYIKQQNDIHIIQKKDIVFIERSGRSTTIYTKTDEIKTYLTLNELEGELRERDFLRSHRSFIINIHYVKNFSLYAKNSYIVSFEGLEAQAMITKEKVSYLQEHYF from the coding sequence ATGAGAGTAGGTTTAGTGGATGATCGATTCATTGATCTTGAAAAGCTAAGTGGAATTGTTTCCGGCATCGAGGGAGTAGAAATTATCTTTTCTACTATATCTGCTAAGGTGGCCTATGAATCAATTAAAAAAGAGGAAATAGATTTGCTAATTGCTGATATTGAAATGCCTAATTTATCAGGCTACGAGCTTGCTGATATTATTCATTCTCATGCACTTAATATTTCCGTTATATTTGTTACCGGAAACAGCGGGTATGCTGTTCATGCGTTTGAACTAAATGTACATGATTACATTATGAAGCCATATACACGTGAACGGCTTATTCAATCAATCGAACGGTTAAAAGAGAAAACGAAGTCTACTGAAATTATTGGAAGACTTTATATTAAACAGCAAAACGATATTCATATTATCCAGAAGAAAGATATTGTCTTTATCGAACGTTCTGGAAGATCAACAACGATTTACACGAAAACAGATGAAATAAAAACCTATCTCACTCTGAATGAACTAGAAGGAGAATTACGAGAAAGAGATTTCCTCAGGTCACACAGATCCTTTATTATTAACATCCATTATGTAAAAAATTTCTCTCTCTATGCGAAAAATTCATATATTGTAAGCTTTGAGGGGTTAGAAGCTCAAGCCATGATTACAAAGGAGAAGGTTAGTTATTTGCAGGAGCATTATTTTTAG
- a CDS encoding ABC transporter permease has product MLLNIYLKEMKDSFRDRRTLLLTVFLPIIMMTGLTLFYENMVSDGEGEEYKLAVENSITPEVESIFVPFENISLLKSDKPEKTVESGEAQGALIVSSGFLNSIENGEEAKLTLIGDSFSQNSTILMGMVTEALDHYEKQIIANRLEAEGANLDLVHPFHVEQREISEEDPSIDLLAMLIPLILSIAIGVGSAPAAADLFAGEKEKKTMEALLMTPVNRATLLLSKWLTISSIGAIIGFVTLIVVSLEIFFLTEHLKKAVSFGDNMPIIISVCVLVIIVYAMFSASLLMLTSIIGKTVKEAQSYSSPIMMIAVFPVMITTGIGINEFGFHHFAIPVLNLFSLLKELLFGIVDYEHILVSLGSNLLLLAIVFIVCRILFLKDKWVMN; this is encoded by the coding sequence ATGCTTCTTAATATCTATTTGAAAGAAATGAAAGATAGCTTTCGAGATAGACGGACATTATTGTTAACTGTATTTCTACCAATTATTATGATGACAGGATTAACCTTGTTTTATGAGAATATGGTTTCAGATGGGGAAGGGGAAGAATATAAGCTTGCAGTGGAGAATAGTATTACACCTGAAGTAGAAAGTATCTTTGTTCCTTTTGAAAATATTAGTCTGTTGAAATCTGATAAACCAGAAAAGACGGTAGAGAGTGGAGAAGCTCAGGGAGCTCTAATTGTGAGCTCTGGGTTTTTGAACTCTATAGAAAATGGGGAAGAAGCAAAGCTCACATTAATTGGGGATTCATTCAGTCAAAACTCAACTATTTTAATGGGCATGGTTACAGAAGCCCTTGATCATTATGAAAAGCAGATTATAGCAAACCGACTTGAAGCAGAGGGAGCAAATTTAGATCTTGTGCATCCATTTCATGTTGAGCAAAGAGAAATTTCAGAAGAGGACCCTAGTATTGACCTTCTTGCCATGCTAATTCCACTAATATTATCGATTGCTATTGGGGTAGGGTCAGCTCCAGCTGCAGCTGATTTATTTGCTGGAGAAAAAGAAAAGAAGACCATGGAAGCCCTTTTGATGACACCAGTAAATCGGGCTACCTTGTTATTATCCAAATGGTTAACCATCTCTTCCATTGGAGCAATCATTGGTTTTGTTACGTTAATTGTAGTGAGTTTGGAGATATTTTTCCTAACCGAACATCTTAAGAAAGCAGTTTCTTTTGGTGATAACATGCCGATAATTATTAGCGTATGTGTACTCGTTATCATCGTCTATGCAATGTTTTCCGCCTCTCTACTAATGTTAACGAGTATTATTGGAAAAACAGTAAAAGAAGCTCAAAGCTATAGTTCCCCGATTATGATGATTGCCGTATTTCCTGTTATGATTACGACGGGAATAGGTATAAATGAATTTGGGTTTCATCATTTTGCTATCCCAGTACTTAATCTGTTTAGCTTACTGAAGGAATTATTATTCGGTATTGTAGATTATGAACATATTCTTGTGTCCCTAGGGAGCAATCTTCTCCTCTTAGCAATCGTCTTTATTGTTTGTAGAATCCTCTTCCTTAAGGATAAATGGGTAATGAATTAA
- a CDS encoding ABC transporter ATP-binding protein: protein MIEIQQVTRKFEGKKTSVTALKHVSLSVKEGQVVGLLGENGAGKTTLLRTIATLLEPTEGKVSVCGYDTKSSGNEVKKRIGVLFGGETGLYERLTARENLEYFAMLYGLSRHETKVRIDELARMFGMRDYLDRKVGGFSKGMRQKVAISRTLLHDPEIILFDEPTTGLDITSSNVFRQLVHQLKHKGKTIIFSSHIMEEVSMLCDSVAMMHMGELIYHGNIEDLYKSEGSRDLNYIFMSKLVRGNNHHAS, encoded by the coding sequence ATGATCGAAATCCAACAAGTCACAAGGAAGTTTGAAGGAAAAAAAACATCAGTAACAGCATTAAAGCATGTTTCACTGTCAGTTAAGGAAGGGCAAGTGGTAGGGCTTCTTGGAGAAAATGGAGCTGGAAAGACAACACTATTACGAACGATTGCTACACTTCTTGAGCCTACAGAAGGAAAAGTAAGTGTGTGTGGATACGATACAAAAAGCAGTGGCAATGAAGTGAAGAAGAGGATTGGGGTTCTTTTTGGAGGTGAAACCGGGTTATATGAACGATTGACGGCCCGTGAAAATCTAGAGTATTTTGCTATGCTGTATGGGTTAAGTCGGCACGAAACAAAGGTGCGTATCGATGAACTGGCCAGGATGTTTGGAATGAGAGACTACCTAGATAGAAAAGTAGGAGGTTTTTCAAAAGGAATGCGTCAAAAGGTAGCCATCTCTAGGACGTTACTTCATGATCCTGAAATTATCCTATTTGATGAGCCAACGACAGGGCTTGATATCACATCTTCGAATGTATTCCGCCAGCTTGTTCACCAGCTCAAGCATAAAGGGAAGACGATTATCTTTTCAAGTCATATTATGGAGGAAGTTTCTATGCTATGTGACTCTGTGGCGATGATGCATATGGGTGAGCTTATTTATCATGGAAATATTGAAGACTTATACAAATCAGAAGGTAGTCGTGATTTGAATTATATTTTTATGAGTAAGTTAGTAAGGGGGAACAATCACCATGCTTCTTAA